In one window of Silene latifolia isolate original U9 population unplaced genomic scaffold, ASM4854445v1 scaffold_168, whole genome shotgun sequence DNA:
- the LOC141638067 gene encoding tRNA (mnm(5)s(2)U34)-methyltransferase, chloroplastic isoform X2 — MSLCFGLALLKPRTSLCLQLGNNHVNFVKASSRSICSLSGLDSAIKGYIFGENKATQVAHLLWKQVVKKGDIVVDATCGNGYDTLALAKLVIDDTAQGGCVYGLDLQQDAINTTSHLIESSLNPLQRKSVKLFLSCHSKMAQLLPENTSVRLVSFNLGYLPGGDKKIITKSDTTLQALKAAKELLLPGGVISVVAYVGHPGGREEYEIVQGFASGLPPETWSCSQIQMLNKSSAPILVFLFKR; from the exons ATGAGTTTGTGTTTTGGTTTAGCGTTATTGAAACCCCGAACGAGTTTGTGTTTGCAACTTGGCAATAACCATGTCAACTTTGTCAAGGCTTCTTCTCGTTCCATTTGCTCTCTATCAG GGCTAGACTCCGCTATTAAAGGTTACATTTTTGGTGAAAACAAGGCAACTCAAGTTGCACATTT GTTATGGAAACAGGTGGTTAAAAAAGGAGATATAGTTGTTGATGCTACTTGTGGTAATGGTTATGATACCTTAGCATTGGCTAAACTCGTCATAGATGATACCGCTCAAGGCGGCTGTGTATACGGCCTCGATCTTCAACAAGATGCTATAAACACCACGTCTCACTTGATCGAATCCTCACTTAACCCACTCCAG AGAAAGTCTGTCAAATTATTCTTAAGCTGTCACAGTAAAATGGCCCAACTGCTTCCCGAGAATACTTCTGTAAG GCTAGTTTCTTTCAATTTGGGATACCTTCCTGGAGGTGACAAGAAGATAATCACCAAATCGGATACTACCCTGCAAGCACTCAAAGCAGCAAAAGAATTACTACTTCCAGGAGGAGTTATTAGTGTTGTTGCTTATGTTGGGCATCCTGGTGGAAG GGAAGAATATGAAATTGTTCAAGGTTTTGCTTCAGGGTTACCACCAGAAACGTGGTCGTGCAGCCAAATTCAGATGTTGAATAAATCATCGGCACCAATTCTTGTATTTTTGTTCAAACGATGA
- the LOC141638067 gene encoding tRNA (mnm(5)s(2)U34)-methyltransferase, chloroplastic isoform X1 — protein sequence MSLCFGLALLKPRTSLCLQLGNNHVNFVKASSRSICSLSGLDSAIKGYIFGENKATQVAHLLWKQVVKKGDIVVDATCGNGYDTLALAKLVIDDTAQGGCVYGLDLQQDAINTTSHLIESSLNPLQRKSVKLFLSCHSKMAQLLPENTSIFLCAHRLVSFNLGYLPGGDKKIITKSDTTLQALKAAKELLLPGGVISVVAYVGHPGGREEYEIVQGFASGLPPETWSCSQIQMLNKSSAPILVFLFKR from the exons ATGAGTTTGTGTTTTGGTTTAGCGTTATTGAAACCCCGAACGAGTTTGTGTTTGCAACTTGGCAATAACCATGTCAACTTTGTCAAGGCTTCTTCTCGTTCCATTTGCTCTCTATCAG GGCTAGACTCCGCTATTAAAGGTTACATTTTTGGTGAAAACAAGGCAACTCAAGTTGCACATTT GTTATGGAAACAGGTGGTTAAAAAAGGAGATATAGTTGTTGATGCTACTTGTGGTAATGGTTATGATACCTTAGCATTGGCTAAACTCGTCATAGATGATACCGCTCAAGGCGGCTGTGTATACGGCCTCGATCTTCAACAAGATGCTATAAACACCACGTCTCACTTGATCGAATCCTCACTTAACCCACTCCAG AGAAAGTCTGTCAAATTATTCTTAAGCTGTCACAGTAAAATGGCCCAACTGCTTCCCGAGAATACTTCT ATATTTCTTTGTGCACATAGGCTAGTTTCTTTCAATTTGGGATACCTTCCTGGAGGTGACAAGAAGATAATCACCAAATCGGATACTACCCTGCAAGCACTCAAAGCAGCAAAAGAATTACTACTTCCAGGAGGAGTTATTAGTGTTGTTGCTTATGTTGGGCATCCTGGTGGAAG GGAAGAATATGAAATTGTTCAAGGTTTTGCTTCAGGGTTACCACCAGAAACGTGGTCGTGCAGCCAAATTCAGATGTTGAATAAATCATCGGCACCAATTCTTGTATTTTTGTTCAAACGATGA